The following is a genomic window from Opitutus sp. GAS368.
AGTAAGTTAGGTCCCCTCGCCCGCTCAGGCCTTGGCCGCCGGGGCGGCGGTCTTCTTGCGCTTCGAGGCGTCGAAGCGCGACTGGAGCATGAGGTTCGACACGTGGATCGTGCCCTCGCGCTCGGCGATCTTGCCCTGCGGGTTTTCCTGGGACTTCTTGAGGTGGCGCTTGATCATGGCCACGCCCTCGACGACCGCGCGGTTCTTGGCCGAGCGGATCTCGAGGATCTTGCCGGACTTGCCCTTGTGGGCGCCGGCAATGACCACGACGACGTCGTTCTTCTTGATGTGGAATTTCTGGGACATGTTAGAGGACCTCCGGCGCGAGGGAGATGATCTTCGCGTAGTTCTTGCCGCGGAGCTCGCGGGCGACGGGCCCGAAGATGCGGGTGCCCTTCGGGTTGCCGTCCTCGCCGATGATGACGACGGCGTTGGAATCGAAACGGAGGTAGCTGCCGTCGGCGCGACGCAGCGGGGCGCGGGTGCGGACAATCACGGCCTTGACGACCTCGCCCTTCTTCACGGTGGCGTCGGTGCTGCTCTCCTTGATGTTGATGGTGATGATGTCACCGACGTGGGCGTAGCGGGAGGGATGCCCGATCTTGCCGATCATCGACGCGCGGCGCGCGCCGGTGTTGTCGGCAATATCGAGGATGGAACGCATCTGGATCATGGTAGGGTCTCCGGCGGAGGGTTAGGCCTTGGCGGCCGTGACGTTGGCCTTGGTGGTCTTGGTCGGGACGGCCTCGGCAACGTCCTTCTCGGACACGGCGACGATGTCCAGGCCGACGGCGGCCTCGACGACGCGGATGACGCGCCAGCGCTTCAGGCGGCTGAGCGGGCGGGTCTCCGTGACCTCGATCTTGTCACCGATCTTGGCCTCGTTCTTCTCGTCGTGGACGTGGAGGACGGTCTTGCGGTTGATGACCTTGTGGTAAAGCGGGTGCGGCGTCTTGTAGGGGACGGTGACCTTGACGGACTTGTCGCCCATCTTGGAGCTGACGAAACCGATGAGGGTCTTGCGGCGGTTGTGGCGTTCGTGAGTGGACATGGGAGGATGCGGTTGGCTCAGGCGGCCTTGGCCTTGGCGGTTTTCTTGGCCGCGAGGGCCGTCAGGAGACGGGCGATGTCCTTGCGATAGGTGCGCAGGAGGTGCGGCTTCTCGACCTGGCCGGAGTTCTTGCGCAGGCGGAGCTGGAGGAGGGCCTCGCGGGTCTCGCGGAGCTTGGTGGTGAGCTCGCTGGGCGCGAGGTCGTGGATTTCTTTGGAAGTCATGGGAACGATTCTCCGGTTAATCAGACGACGGCGCCCTCGCGAACGATGAAGCGGCAGCGGAAAGGCAGTTTGGCGTCGGCGAGGCGGAAGGCCTCCTTGGCGATGGTGGCGGGCACGCCGGCGAGCTCGAAGAGCACGGCGCCGGGTTTGATGACGGCGACGTAGAACTCGACCGGGCCCTTGCCCTGGCCCATGCGCACCTCGGCGGGCTTCTTGGTCACCGGCTTGTGCGGGAAGATGCGGATCCAGAGCTTGCCCTTGCGCTTGAGATGCCGGGCGATGCAGACGCGGGCAGCCTCGATCTGCTGGCCGGTCATGGGGCCGCGGGACAGGGACTGCAGGCCGAATTCGCCGAAGGCGAGCGTGTTGCCGCGCTTGGCATTGCCAGCGCGGGAGCCTTTCATCGACTTGCGGTATTTGGTGCGGGCGGGAGATAGAGCAGGCATGGGAGCAGGAGGCGGTAAGCGTTAAGCTTGGTGCCGGGTAAACAGGTTAGTTGGCTTCGTCTTTTTTGCAGATCCAGCATTTGACACCGATCTTGCCCCAGACGGTCTGGGCCTCGGCGAAGCCGTAATCGATGTTCTCGCGCAGCGTGTGCAGCGGGATGCGGCCCTGGCGCTGCCACTCGCGGCGGGCGATGTCGGCGCCGCCGAGGCGGCCCGAGCACTGGATCTTGATGCCGTCGATGCCGAGCGACATCGCGATCTGGATGGACTTCTTGATGGCGCGGCGGAAGGCGATGCGGCGCTCGAGCTGGAGCGCGACGTTCTCGGCGACGAGCTGGGCCTCGATCTCGGGCTTCTTCACTTCCTGGATGTCGAGGAGGACCTCCTTGCCGGTGAGCTTGCCGAGCTGGACCTTCATGTTCTCGACCTCCTGGCCCTTCTTGCCGATGACGATGCCGGGGCGGGCGGTGAAGATCTTGACGCGGACGCGGTTGCCGGCGCGCTCAATGAAGATGCGCGGCACGGAGGCCTGCTTGAGCTTCTCCATCAGCGTGGAGCGGATGATCTGGTCCTCGTGGAGGAGCTTGGCGAAATCCTTCTTGCGCGCGAACCAGCGCGACTGCCAGTTGCGGCGGACGGCGAGGCGGAAGCCTGTAGGGTTGGTCTTTTGTCCCATGGGAAAGGTTAGTTGGTTTTGCCGTCGGAGAGGATGATGCGGAGGTGCGACATGCGCTTGACGCGCGGCTTGGCCGAGCCCTTGGCGCCGGCCTTGAAGCGCTTGAGCACGGGGCCGTTCTCGATGAGGGCGCGGTGCACGGTGAGCTGGTCGGCGGTGATGCTGTTGTTGTTCTCGGCGTTCGCCACGGCGCTCTTGAGCGTCTTGACGAGGAGGCGGGCGGACTTGCGCGGCACGAGCGTGAGGAAGTCGATGGCCTCGTTGACGGTGCGGCCCTGGATGAGGCGCGCGACCTCGCGGACCTTCTTGGGCGACATGCGCGCGTTGCGGGTGAGAGCTTGAATTTCCATGATGGTGTCCTGGTTGGGTCGGAGCCTCAGATTTCCTTGCGGGTCATGCCGCCGTGCGCCTTGAAGATGCGGGTCGGGGCGAACTCGCCGAGCTTGTGCCCGACCATGTTCTCCGTGACGTAGACCGCGATGTGCGCCTTGCCGTTGTGCACACTGATGGTGTGGCCGACGAATTCGGGCGTGATGGTGGAGCGACGGGACCAGGTCTGGATGGGCTTGCGGGCGCCACCGGCCTTGGCCGCCTTCTGGATTTTTTCCAGGAGGTGGTAGTCGACAAAGAAACCTTTCTTGATGGAACGTGCCATGGTGCGGAGTCGTTGGGATTACTTTTTGCCGCGCGGCGGACGGCCGTTGGCGCGAACGAGGATGAAGGAGCTGGAGAGCTTGGTGCGGCGGCGCGTCGGGAAACCCTTGGCGAGCTGGCCCCACGGCGAGACGAGGTGCTGGCGGCCGCCGCCACCCTTGGACTTGCCCTGACCGCCACCGTTCGGGTGGTCGACCGGGTTCATGGCGACACCGCGGACGCGGGGGCGCCGGCCGAGCCAGCGGTTGCGGCCGGCCTTGCCGAGCGAGCGCTTGCCGTGGTCGGCGTTGGAGACCTCGCCGATGGTGGCGCGGCACTTGGCGTTGACCAGGCGGGTCTCGCCCGAGGACAGGCGGATCTGCGCGTAGCCGTTTTCGACGGCGACAAGCTCGACCGAGGTGCCGGCGGCG
Proteins encoded in this region:
- the rpsS gene encoding 30S ribosomal protein S19, with translation MARSIKKGFFVDYHLLEKIQKAAKAGGARKPIQTWSRRSTITPEFVGHTISVHNGKAHIAVYVTENMVGHKLGEFAPTRIFKAHGGMTRKEI
- the rpsC gene encoding 30S ribosomal protein S3, which produces MGQKTNPTGFRLAVRRNWQSRWFARKKDFAKLLHEDQIIRSTLMEKLKQASVPRIFIERAGNRVRVKIFTARPGIVIGKKGQEVENMKVQLGKLTGKEVLLDIQEVKKPEIEAQLVAENVALQLERRIAFRRAIKKSIQIAMSLGIDGIKIQCSGRLGGADIARREWQRQGRIPLHTLRENIDYGFAEAQTVWGKIGVKCWICKKDEAN
- the rplP gene encoding 50S ribosomal protein L16 — protein: MPALSPARTKYRKSMKGSRAGNAKRGNTLAFGEFGLQSLSRGPMTGQQIEAARVCIARHLKRKGKLWIRIFPHKPVTKKPAEVRMGQGKGPVEFYVAVIKPGAVLFELAGVPATIAKEAFRLADAKLPFRCRFIVREGAVV
- the rplN gene encoding 50S ribosomal protein L14, with protein sequence MIQMRSILDIADNTGARRASMIGKIGHPSRYAHVGDIITINIKESSTDATVKKGEVVKAVIVRTRAPLRRADGSYLRFDSNAVVIIGEDGNPKGTRIFGPVARELRGKNYAKIISLAPEVL
- the rpsQ gene encoding 30S ribosomal protein S17, encoding MSTHERHNRRKTLIGFVSSKMGDKSVKVTVPYKTPHPLYHKVINRKTVLHVHDEKNEAKIGDKIEVTETRPLSRLKRWRVIRVVEAAVGLDIVAVSEKDVAEAVPTKTTKANVTAAKA
- the rplX gene encoding 50S ribosomal protein L24 — encoded protein: MSQKFHIKKNDVVVVIAGAHKGKSGKILEIRSAKNRAVVEGVAMIKRHLKKSQENPQGKIAEREGTIHVSNLMLQSRFDASKRKKTAAPAAKA
- the rplV gene encoding 50S ribosomal protein L22 codes for the protein MEIQALTRNARMSPKKVREVARLIQGRTVNEAIDFLTLVPRKSARLLVKTLKSAVANAENNNSITADQLTVHRALIENGPVLKRFKAGAKGSAKPRVKRMSHLRIILSDGKTN
- the rpmC gene encoding 50S ribosomal protein L29, producing the protein MTSKEIHDLAPSELTTKLRETREALLQLRLRKNSGQVEKPHLLRTYRKDIARLLTALAAKKTAKAKAA